The Labilithrix sp. nucleotide sequence GCATGATCCCGCGACGCTCCGGCGCGATCGTCGACATCGCGTCGCTCGCCGCGCTCGCCCCGACGCCGGGCATGTTCTTCTACAACGCGGCGAAGGCCGGCCTCGCCGCCGCGTCGGAGGGGCTCCGCGCCGAGGTGAAGCCGCACGGCATCCACGTCGTCACGGTGTACCCGGGCCCGGTCACGAGCGAGCTCGAGGCCGCGGCGCGCGCGGCGTACGAGGACCGCGTCACCGCGCGCAACGTGCCGACCGGATCGCCCGAGGTGCTCGCGCGCATGATCGCGGACGCGGTCGCGAAGAAGCGCCCGCGCGTCGTGTACCCGCGCCTCTACGGCGCCACGCGCCACTTCCCGAACGCCACCCGCTGGGCGCTGGACGCCCTGACCCCGCCGCTCAAGAGCTGAGCGCCCTCACCGGCGCGGGGTGACGCTTTGCAGCGGGAGCGACGCCGGGCGGTCGCCCTCCTCTTCGCGGCGGCCGAGGAGCAGGTACGTCTTCATCTCGCCCTTGCCCTTCACGCTGATCGTGCCGCGCTCCTCGTAGTCGAAGGCGTCCTTCGTCGCCTCGTAGGTCGCCTCGCTGACCTGGATCGCGCCCGGCACGCCGTGCGACTCCATCCTGCTCGCGGAGTTCACGGTGTCGCCCCAGACGTCGTAGATGAACTTCTTCTTCCCGATCACCCCCGCGATGACGGGCCCGCTGTGGACGCCGATGCGGATGCGGATCGGCTCGTCCGCCTTCGCCGCGAGCTCCGCGATCACGTCGCGCATGCGCAAGGCCATGTCGCAGACGGCCTCCGCGTGGTCCTTGCGCGGCGTCGGCACGCCGCCCGCGACCATGTACGCGTCGCCGATCGTCTTGATCTTCTCGAGGCCGAGCGCCTCCGCGACGTCGTCGAACTTCGAGAAGACCTCGTCGAGCCGCGTCACGATCGTCTTCGCGTCGAGGCGGCTCGACATCTCGGTGAAGCCGACGATGTCGCTGAAGAGGACGGTCACGCCCTCGAAGCGGTCGGCGATCGTCTGCTCCGGCGCCGTCTTCAGGCGCTCTGCGATGCGGCGCGGCAGCACGTTGAGGAGGAGCGACTCGCTCCGCATCCGCTCCGCCTCGAGCGCGATCATCTGGTCGCTGATGACGCGCTTCTGCAAGAACGCCATCCGGCTCTGCACCTCGAGCTGCCGCGCGGCGAGGACGCCGATCGTGCCGAGCGTCGTCAGCGCCATCACCCACGAGAACCGGTACGTGCCCGCCGAACGCGCGAGCGCCGCGTCGAGCGCGAGGTAGAGCACGATCGAGAGCGCGGTGTAGATCGCCTGCGTGCGCACGTTCATGCGCGCGAGGAACGGCCCGAGCGTGACGAAGACGACCGCGTACGACGTGTAGATGAACGCCCCGCCCCCGTGCGCGATCGCGCCGATCCAGAGGACGACCGTGTTCACCGCGAGCCCGAAGACGAGCATCGCGGGCTGATGGCGCTCCGGCCTTCGGTTCCGGAAGAGGAAGAGGAGGATCAGCGCCGCGACGGGGCCGAAGAACGCGTAGCGGATCAGCCACGCTCGATCGCGCACCTCCGGCACGACGAGCGCGTCGTGCACCCCGTACGAGAGCATCGCCGCGGTCGCGATCGCGATGCTGAACCGCGTGTAGCGCCGGACCGTGAGCTCGAAGTGCTCCTTCTGGAACGCGCGCTCGAGGATCGGATCCGCGAGCATGCCGCTCGTCCGCGAGAGCTTCGGCAGCTCCGTCACCCCCGGCGGAAACGACTCACGCAGCACCGTGCGTAGATTACGCGCGCGCGACGATGTTCGTCTTCACCCAGTCGATGATCGACTCGAGGGTGGTGCCGGGCGTGAACACGCCCTTCACCCCTGCGGAGCGGAGCCGCTCGAGGTCACCCTCGGGGATGATGCCGCCGCCGAAGACGACGACGTCTTCCGCGCCCTTCGCCTTCAGCGCCTCGATGACGGCGGGGAACAGCGTGTTGTGCGCGCCGCTCATGATCGAGAGGCCGACGCCGTCGACGTCCTCCTGCACCGCCGCGTTCGCGATCATCTCCGGCGTCTGGTGGAGGCCGGTGTAGATCACCTCGAAGCCGGCGTCGCGCAGCGCGCGGGCGACGACCTTCGCGCCGCGATCGTGGCCGTCGAGCCCAGGCTTCGCGACGAGGATGCGGACCTTGCGCGTCTCGGTGGACATTACCGGCGTCTTATCGTCCGCCGCGCCCGTGCTGTCAAATCGGGGTTGCTCCGCGCGAGGCTCGTCCCGCAGCGCGGCGCCGGCTCACCTCCGCGCTCGCGCCAGCACGGATCGGAGAAGAGCGCGACCGGCCCCTCGTCGTCCTGCGCGAGCTGCTCGAGGATCGCGGCGTCGGCGGCGGGGTCGACGAGCCGCGTTGCGATCGTCGGCACGCTCTTCCTGTCGTCGGCGTGCGAGTTCTCGGTCCAGGTGAGGTGGAAGCCCCAATCGAGCCGCGGCGCCGCGCCGGAGAGGTCGAACGTCAGGTCCGCGATGACGCCGAGCCGCGTCCACCCGTTCACGCAGACGAGGCGCCGGTTCTCGCGCAGCACGGGGAACATCGACGGCTTCCACGACTCGCCCTGGTTCGAGACGAGGTTCCCGACCGACGCGAAGATCGGCACGTCGCGTCCGTCGCGTGCATGATGCACGAGCACGGGCGAGGCGACGTGCGGGTGATGGAGCACGACCGCGTCCGCGCCGGCGTCGGCCGCCCGCCGCGCGAGCGCGAGGACGCTCGGGGTCTGCGGCTTGTACTCCGCGCCGCCGTGGACGATCGCGATCGTCGCGTCGCACGCCGCGCGCGCCTGCGTGAGCGCCGTCACGAAGCGCGCCCTCCCCGCCGCGCTCTCGGGCGCCACCGCGAGCCGCACGCTCCGCGCGCACCCGCCCTCCGCGTTCACGAGCGTCGTCCACGCGATCGCGCACACCTTCTTGCCGCCGCCCTCCGCGACGACGCGCGGCGCCCACGGATCGCCCTTCATGTCGCCGCCGAGCGTGACGAGCCCGGCCCCGGCGCTCGCGGCGAGCGTGGCCTCGACCCCTTCGTAGCTCAGGTCGCACGCGTGGTTGTTGGCGACGGAGACCGCGCGGATCCCGACCCCCGGCAGCGCCCCGAGCCACGAAGGCGGGGCGGCGTACGCGAGGCGAAACGCCTTCTTCTCGAGGTCCCCCGTCGCGGCCTCGTAGTTCGCGATCACGCCGTCCGCTTCCCCGAACAACGGCGCGAGCGGCGCGAGCGCGCCCCCGATCGCCTCGGCCGTCGCGAGGCTCGGCCGATGCGGGATCAAATCCCCGCCGACGAGCACCCGCAGCGGCGACGGCGCGGGCGGCGCGACCGGCTCGACCGGCGCGACGACCGCCGCGACGACCGGCGCGACCGCAACGACCGCCGCCGCCGGCGCGAGGTCGTTCTGCACCGGTTCCGCACGGCGGCACCCAGCGAGGGCGAGAAGAACCACCGTGCATCGCGCCAGCCGCGGCATGTGGGCGAATCTCCCACCCTGCCACGCCGACGGGCAATTTCTCGGTTACGGGCACTCCGGGGCTGAGCAGCGTGAGCCCGTCGCTCCGCGGAAAGTAGGACGCGCGCCGTCCTCGTCCGAGCCGCACGCGCCCCACGCCCACGAGCAACGCGAGCCCGAGCCAGCCGCGCATCACTTCTTCGTCGCCGGAGCCGCCGGGGCCGGCGCGGCGGGCTTCGCCGGCGCGGCGGGCTTCGCCGCCGGCGCGCCCTTCGCGGTCGTCGCGGCGCCGCCGTTCTTGCGGATGCCCACCACCACGCCGTTGCTCCGGTCGATCGCCCACGAGTTGCCGTCGAACGTGAACGCGCACGTCTCGTCGACGCCCTTTTTCAGCACGGTCGCGG carries:
- a CDS encoding SDR family NAD(P)-dependent oxidoreductase, whose product is MHVVVTGASSGIGEAIAREYLARGAKVTLVARRKGHLEKIATAGADRSHVVSADLSDPDAAWAWLDDAERALGPIDVLVNNAGVQIVKRVVDTDWAEAERMMRLDLLVPLRLTTLVLRRMIPRRSGAIVDIASLAALAPTPGMFFYNAAKAGLAAASEGLRAEVKPHGIHVVTVYPGPVTSELEAAARAAYEDRVTARNVPTGSPEVLARMIADAVAKKRPRVVYPRLYGATRHFPNATRWALDALTPPLKS
- a CDS encoding cobalamin B12-binding domain-containing protein — translated: MSTETRKVRILVAKPGLDGHDRGAKVVARALRDAGFEVIYTGLHQTPEMIANAAVQEDVDGVGLSIMSGAHNTLFPAVIEALKAKGAEDVVVFGGGIIPEGDLERLRSAGVKGVFTPGTTLESIIDWVKTNIVARA
- a CDS encoding CapA family protein → MQNDLAPAAAVVAVAPVVAAVVAPVEPVAPPAPSPLRVLVGGDLIPHRPSLATAEAIGGALAPLAPLFGEADGVIANYEAATGDLEKKAFRLAYAAPPSWLGALPGVGIRAVSVANNHACDLSYEGVEATLAASAGAGLVTLGGDMKGDPWAPRVVAEGGGKKVCAIAWTTLVNAEGGCARSVRLAVAPESAAGRARFVTALTQARAACDATIAIVHGGAEYKPQTPSVLALARRAADAGADAVVLHHPHVASPVLVHHARDGRDVPIFASVGNLVSNQGESWKPSMFPVLRENRRLVCVNGWTRLGVIADLTFDLSGAAPRLDWGFHLTWTENSHADDRKSVPTIATRLVDPAADAAILEQLAQDDEGPVALFSDPCWRERGGEPAPRCGTSLARSNPDLTARARRTIRRR